In Pseudoalteromonas xiamenensis, the following are encoded in one genomic region:
- a CDS encoding methyl-accepting chemotaxis protein codes for MALSRNSVTNKENDYPASYNLLSTTNTKGQIKYANADFCKVAGFTLEELEGKPHNVVRHPEMPKAAFKNLWDYIQAGKPWMGMVKNRCKNGDYYWVNAFVTPIKDESGKTVEYQSVRTKPTRDVIERSESIYQQLNQGKSLESITRASWSLAAQIMASLIAFYFLSIAISFLDKPWSIIAETALLGAVVAFAYKALSPVRRLSEKAKSVYDNALMQKIYLNKVNDIAAIELALIARESELRAVLGRVKDSSDELATLAKCAVDDCDKSRVNLAEQQSQTGSLATAINEMSATISEIAHNTTQAAEQSELALKRVKEGSQAVNDNMEMNYQLSDELTKTQKDIADLNAQTVTIGSVVDVIRGISEQTNLLALNAAIEAARAGEQGRGFAVVADEVRALAQRTQDSTKEIDNIIAGLKQKADKAVSAIQLGVDKSVECVSRSEGTKSSLSEINTIVSEISGLNYQIATATEQMSNVSNELNGNAVTISGLANDSMETAVSAMKSIDQMDTLLNDQGKLVGQFIAKYIK; via the coding sequence ATGGCTTTGAGTAGAAATTCCGTAACGAATAAAGAAAACGATTATCCAGCTTCCTACAACTTACTGTCGACAACAAATACGAAAGGGCAAATAAAATACGCCAATGCAGATTTTTGCAAGGTGGCAGGATTTACACTCGAAGAGTTAGAAGGGAAGCCACATAATGTTGTTCGTCATCCGGAAATGCCTAAAGCTGCATTTAAAAACCTCTGGGACTATATTCAAGCAGGTAAACCGTGGATGGGGATGGTAAAAAACCGTTGTAAAAATGGAGATTATTACTGGGTTAATGCCTTTGTTACGCCAATTAAGGACGAATCCGGTAAAACGGTTGAATATCAATCTGTACGTACAAAGCCGACTAGGGACGTAATCGAACGAAGCGAATCTATCTATCAACAGCTTAATCAGGGCAAAAGCCTTGAGAGTATCACCAGAGCTTCTTGGTCGCTCGCCGCACAGATTATGGCAAGTTTGATTGCCTTCTACTTTCTAAGTATTGCCATTAGTTTTCTGGATAAACCTTGGTCAATCATTGCCGAAACAGCACTGCTTGGTGCGGTGGTAGCGTTTGCATACAAAGCATTGTCACCCGTGAGACGATTGTCAGAAAAAGCCAAATCTGTTTATGACAATGCCCTGATGCAAAAAATCTATTTGAATAAAGTCAATGACATTGCCGCTATCGAGCTTGCCTTGATCGCTCGTGAGTCTGAGCTAAGAGCCGTTCTGGGTCGTGTAAAAGATTCGAGTGATGAACTTGCAACACTGGCAAAATGCGCCGTTGATGATTGTGATAAAAGTCGGGTTAATCTCGCCGAACAGCAATCGCAAACGGGATCGCTTGCAACAGCTATTAATGAGATGTCAGCAACCATTTCTGAAATTGCTCACAACACCACGCAAGCTGCAGAACAATCTGAACTTGCTTTAAAACGGGTGAAAGAGGGTAGTCAGGCTGTGAATGACAACATGGAAATGAATTACCAATTATCGGATGAGCTTACCAAAACGCAAAAAGACATTGCGGACTTAAACGCTCAGACTGTCACAATCGGCAGCGTCGTTGACGTTATTCGCGGCATTTCAGAACAAACCAATTTACTCGCATTAAATGCAGCTATTGAGGCTGCAAGGGCTGGAGAGCAGGGCAGAGGGTTTGCGGTAGTTGCTGATGAAGTTCGAGCGCTTGCTCAGCGAACACAGGACTCGACAAAAGAAATCGACAACATCATTGCGGGACTCAAACAAAAGGCGGACAAAGCGGTTTCGGCTATTCAACTTGGTGTTGATAAATCAGTGGAATGTGTTTCACGTTCAGAAGGGACGAAATCGAGTTTGAGTGAAATAAACACCATCGTCAGTGAGATCTCTGGACTTAATTACCAAATCGCGACGGCAACGGAACAAATGTCTAACGTTTCTAATGAACTCAATGGGAATGCCGTGACAATATCTGGACTTGCGAATGACTCGATGGAAACGGCGGTCTCCGCAATGAAGTCGATTGACCAAATGGATACATTGTTAAACGACCAAGGAAAACTCGTTGGTCAGTTTATCGCAAAATACATTAAGTAA